A genome region from Arthrobacter agilis includes the following:
- the infC gene encoding translation initiation factor IF-3: MNDRIRVPEVRLVGPAGEQVGIVRIEDALRLAAESDLDLVEVAPQAKPPVAKLMDFGKYKYEAAVKAREARKNQTNTVLKEIRFRLKIDTHDYETKRGHAIRFLGAGDKVKAMIQFRGREQQRPEMGIRLLQKFAEDVAEVGVVESSPRIDGRNMVMVIGPTKNKAEAKAEARRATQRAEAKAANEAAKNGEAPRIDTSGVGSAPLTQSLADLLPEGYSITSEPETEAPETDAPQAPAQDAPAAEVTETVEAPAAQAPTAEPAPAAAPTRTSSAPRSTTQRPATERPAASRPSSASRPAVSRPAAAAPAAAAPRPAAAAPAPRPAAAAPKPAASAPKPSAAAQPSAMPKPGAPKPSATPKPAGRTAPKSPTSRPKPGSTD; the protein is encoded by the coding sequence ATCAACGATCGTATCCGCGTTCCAGAGGTGCGGTTGGTCGGACCTGCCGGCGAACAGGTAGGAATCGTCCGTATCGAGGACGCACTCCGACTTGCCGCCGAATCCGACCTGGATCTTGTCGAGGTAGCACCGCAGGCCAAGCCGCCGGTCGCCAAGCTCATGGATTTTGGTAAGTACAAGTACGAGGCGGCCGTCAAGGCCCGCGAGGCGCGGAAGAACCAGACCAACACGGTCCTGAAGGAGATCCGGTTCCGCCTCAAGATCGACACGCACGACTACGAGACCAAGCGCGGGCACGCCATCCGCTTCCTCGGTGCCGGCGACAAGGTCAAGGCCATGATCCAGTTCCGCGGACGTGAGCAGCAGCGGCCCGAGATGGGCATCCGCCTGCTGCAGAAGTTCGCCGAGGATGTCGCCGAGGTCGGCGTGGTCGAGTCGTCGCCGCGGATCGACGGACGCAACATGGTCATGGTCATCGGTCCCACGAAGAACAAGGCCGAGGCCAAGGCGGAAGCCCGCCGTGCCACGCAGCGCGCCGAGGCGAAGGCCGCCAACGAGGCCGCCAAGAACGGCGAGGCGCCGCGCATCGATACCTCGGGCGTCGGCAGCGCACCGCTGACGCAGTCCCTCGCGGACCTGCTGCCGGAGGGGTACTCGATCACGAGCGAGCCCGAGACCGAGGCACCCGAGACCGACGCGCCCCAGGCACCCGCCCAGGACGCGCCCGCCGCGGAGGTGACCGAGACCGTCGAGGCCCCGGCCGCCCAGGCACCGACGGCGGAACCGGCTCCGGCCGCCGCCCCGACGCGCACCTCGTCCGCCCCGCGGTCGACGACGCAGCGTCCGGCTACCGAGCGCCCCGCGGCGTCGAGGCCCTCGTCGGCCTCGCGCCCGGCGGTGTCCCGGCCCGCGGCGGCCGCTCCGGCCGCTGCGGCGCCGAGGCCCGCTGCGGCAGCTCCGGCACCGCGGCCCGCCGCTGCGGCACCCAAGCCCGCCGCGTCGGCACCGAAGCCGTCCGCAGCAGCCCAGCCCTCGGCCATGCCGAAGCCCGGAGCGCCGAAGCCGTCGGCGACCCCCAAGCCCGCCGGCAGGACGGCGCCCAAGAGCCCGACCAGCCGTCCCAAGCCCGGAAGCACGGACTAG
- the hisH gene encoding imidazole glycerol phosphate synthase subunit HisH: MTARTVTVLDYGSGNVRSVVRALEHVGADVVLSAKPDDVLNADGLLVPGVGAFAAVMKGLKDVDALRMIGRRVAGGRPVLGICVGLQVLFDEGVEHGVRTPGMGEWPGTVERLKADVVPHMGWNTVQAPEGTVLFDGIGDERFYFVHSYGVQDWSFDVTQPAMKPPQVTWSHHGGPFIAAVENGPLSATQFHPEKSGDAGAQLLRNWIEGLR; encoded by the coding sequence ATGACCGCCCGCACCGTCACCGTCCTCGACTACGGCTCCGGCAACGTCCGCTCCGTCGTCCGCGCCCTCGAGCACGTGGGGGCCGACGTCGTCCTGAGCGCGAAGCCCGACGACGTACTCAACGCCGACGGGCTCCTCGTCCCCGGCGTCGGAGCCTTCGCCGCCGTGATGAAGGGACTGAAGGACGTCGACGCCCTGCGCATGATCGGCCGCCGGGTGGCCGGTGGCCGGCCCGTCCTCGGGATCTGCGTGGGACTGCAGGTGCTCTTCGACGAGGGCGTGGAGCACGGTGTGCGCACGCCCGGCATGGGGGAGTGGCCCGGCACCGTGGAGCGCCTGAAGGCGGACGTCGTGCCGCACATGGGCTGGAACACCGTGCAGGCGCCCGAGGGCACCGTCCTGTTCGACGGCATCGGTGACGAGCGCTTCTACTTCGTGCACTCCTACGGCGTGCAGGACTGGTCCTTCGACGTCACCCAGCCCGCCATGAAGCCGCCGCAGGTCACCTGGTCCCACCACGGGGGACCCTTCATCGCCGCGGTCGAGAACGGCCCGCTCAGCGCCACCCAGTTCCACCCCGAGAAGTCGGGCGACGCAGGAGCGCAGCTGCTGCGGAACTGGATCGAGGGACTGCGGTGA
- a CDS encoding DUF1844 domain-containing protein — protein sequence MDTPHDNPQPTPDDASVPATRRSFADEQEHGADTPDAAEQDVRRQMRDISEVAAVEVIVTSAVHLMSAAAVKCGLGHEENAEQLKDLDEARKLITALAGFVTAAAPEIGSQHAGPLRDGLRSLQLAFREASIIPDPPGQGPGEKYTGPVN from the coding sequence ATGGACACCCCACACGACAATCCGCAGCCGACCCCCGATGACGCGTCCGTACCGGCGACCCGGCGCAGCTTCGCCGACGAGCAGGAGCACGGCGCGGACACGCCGGACGCGGCGGAACAGGACGTCCGCCGGCAGATGCGGGACATCTCCGAGGTGGCGGCCGTGGAGGTCATCGTCACCTCCGCCGTCCACCTCATGAGCGCCGCGGCGGTCAAGTGCGGCCTCGGCCACGAGGAGAACGCGGAACAGCTCAAGGACCTCGACGAGGCGCGCAAGCTCATCACCGCCCTCGCCGGTTTCGTGACCGCCGCGGCACCGGAGATCGGCTCCCAGCACGCCGGACCGTTGCGCGACGGGCTCCGCTCGCTGCAGCTCGCCTTCCGGGAGGCATCGATCATCCCCGATCCCCCGGGACAGGGCCCCGGCGAGAAGTACACCGGCCCGGTCAACTAG
- a CDS encoding SseB family protein produces MSGRRLPAHIAAALAGNTADSAGRPWAGRDLSGSDNPLHAFDDDDGTADRALAAAMAGLLGVPDRAADQPGPRERAVFAALTTARVFIPIVAQLGEQAEGASGLPADKEAEMALVTLTAPDGRKALPVFSSTPALTRWHPDARPVAAYAARAALAAAAEDAELLVLDPGADLTVVLRRPAVWALARQVPWTPSYEDPALASLVEAAAREEPDILSVALRPAAGVLTRAADGSIASGGGPGPELRMDVQLRGGLSPQQVRDAVASLRGKLLERADFVERVDSLDIKLTR; encoded by the coding sequence GTGAGCGGACGCCGGCTCCCCGCGCACATCGCGGCGGCGCTGGCGGGGAACACCGCCGACTCCGCCGGCCGGCCGTGGGCGGGCCGGGACCTGTCCGGGTCGGACAACCCGCTGCACGCCTTCGACGACGACGACGGCACGGCCGACCGCGCGCTGGCCGCGGCCATGGCCGGGCTCCTGGGGGTCCCGGACCGGGCCGCGGACCAGCCCGGGCCGCGCGAGCGCGCGGTCTTCGCGGCCCTCACCACCGCGCGCGTGTTCATCCCCATCGTCGCGCAGCTCGGCGAGCAGGCGGAGGGAGCCTCGGGTCTGCCCGCCGACAAGGAGGCGGAGATGGCGCTCGTCACCCTGACCGCGCCGGACGGGCGGAAGGCACTGCCCGTCTTCTCGTCCACCCCGGCACTCACGCGGTGGCACCCCGACGCGAGACCGGTCGCGGCGTACGCGGCACGGGCCGCTCTCGCCGCCGCCGCGGAGGACGCCGAACTGCTGGTGCTGGATCCGGGGGCGGACCTGACCGTCGTCCTCCGTCGTCCCGCCGTCTGGGCGCTCGCCCGGCAGGTCCCGTGGACCCCGTCCTACGAGGACCCCGCGCTGGCATCGCTCGTCGAGGCCGCCGCCCGCGAGGAGCCGGACATCCTCTCCGTGGCGCTCCGGCCGGCCGCCGGCGTCCTCACCCGGGCCGCCGACGGTAGCATTGCTTCCGGCGGAGGCCCTGGGCCGGAACTGCGCATGGACGTGCAGCTCCGCGGCGGCCTGTCGCCGCAGCAGGTGCGCGACGCCGTCGCCTCCCTCCGGGGGAAGCTCCTGGAGCGCGCCGACTTCGTCGAACGCGTCGACTCGCTCGACATCAAACTCACCCGCTGA
- a CDS encoding MFS transporter has translation MNFAVYRDLLRIRSVRTLLIIGMIARFPHSAAGVLLTLHVVQTLDRGYAEAGAVAAVVTIGIAVGAPWRGRRIDAAGLRRALIPSVVAEAVIWSVAPHLSYQWLLVAALVGGLFTLPAFSVIRQALGVLVDGDRRRTAFTLDAISTEVVFMAGPAVGVVLATQVSSVLGLTLVGIAAASAGIFLMVINPPTRSEQLPGASPVPAAAPALIGEAPADLVGYTSPATTTAARRPAAMLRRGVRRAFPWLTAPLVLVMVIAAGAGLVLSGSEVGIVAALELAGKEGQLGLVFVAWCAASVVGGLLYGALHRPVPPSLLLLGMGLLTLPMGFADSTLSLALLSIPAGLLCAPVLSAASEKVADLVAEDRRGEAMGWYGSALTSGVALGAPVAGLLIDATGPWGGFTAVSLVSAAIGAVGFLARDRGVHTSTATEQPAQ, from the coding sequence GTGAACTTCGCCGTCTACCGGGACCTGCTGCGCATCCGCTCCGTACGGACACTGCTGATCATCGGGATGATCGCCCGCTTCCCCCATTCCGCCGCAGGCGTGCTGCTGACCCTGCACGTGGTGCAGACCCTCGACCGCGGCTACGCCGAGGCGGGCGCGGTCGCCGCCGTCGTCACGATCGGCATCGCCGTCGGTGCGCCGTGGCGCGGGCGGCGGATCGACGCCGCGGGGCTGCGCCGGGCGCTCATCCCGTCGGTCGTCGCGGAGGCGGTCATCTGGTCGGTCGCACCGCACCTGTCCTACCAGTGGCTGCTCGTCGCGGCCCTGGTCGGGGGCCTCTTCACCCTCCCGGCCTTCTCGGTGATCCGCCAGGCACTCGGCGTGCTCGTCGACGGCGACCGCCGGCGCACCGCCTTCACGCTCGACGCGATCTCCACGGAGGTCGTCTTCATGGCGGGGCCCGCGGTGGGCGTCGTCCTGGCCACGCAGGTCTCCTCCGTGCTCGGCCTGACCCTCGTCGGCATCGCCGCCGCCTCCGCCGGGATCTTCCTCATGGTGATCAACCCGCCGACGCGCTCGGAGCAGCTGCCCGGTGCCTCGCCCGTGCCGGCCGCCGCACCGGCCCTCATCGGCGAGGCCCCGGCCGACCTCGTCGGGTACACCTCACCGGCGACGACGACGGCGGCGCGCCGGCCGGCGGCGATGCTGCGCAGGGGGGTGCGGAGGGCGTTCCCGTGGCTGACCGCGCCGCTCGTGCTGGTCATGGTGATCGCCGCGGGGGCCGGGCTCGTCCTCTCCGGCTCCGAGGTCGGCATCGTCGCGGCCCTCGAGCTCGCGGGGAAGGAGGGCCAGCTCGGGCTCGTGTTCGTGGCGTGGTGCGCGGCGTCGGTGGTCGGCGGCCTCCTCTACGGCGCCCTGCACCGGCCGGTCCCGCCGTCGCTGCTCCTGCTCGGCATGGGCCTGCTGACGCTGCCCATGGGCTTCGCCGACAGCACGCTCTCACTGGCGCTGCTGTCCATCCCGGCGGGCCTCCTGTGCGCGCCGGTCCTCTCCGCCGCGTCGGAGAAGGTCGCCGACCTCGTCGCGGAGGACAGGAGGGGCGAGGCCATGGGCTGGTACGGCTCCGCGCTGACCTCGGGCGTCGCACTCGGGGCGCCCGTCGCCGGACTGCTCATCGACGCGACCGGCCCCTGGGGCGGCTTCACCGCCGTGTCCCTCGTCTCGGCGGCCATCGGCGCCGTCGGATTCCTCGCCCGCGACCGCGGGGTCCATACGAGCACGGCCACCGAGCAGCCCGCACAGTAG
- the rplT gene encoding 50S ribosomal protein L20: MARVKRAVNAHKKRRVVLERAKGYRGQRSRLYRKAKEQLLHSFVYSYGDRRKRKGDFRRLWIQRINAASRANGLTYNRLIQGLKAAEIQVDRRMLADLAVTDGAAFAALVQIAKNALPADTSAPLKASA; this comes from the coding sequence GTGGCACGTGTGAAGCGGGCAGTCAATGCCCACAAGAAGCGTCGGGTCGTCCTCGAGCGCGCCAAGGGTTACCGCGGCCAGCGTTCGCGCCTGTACCGCAAGGCCAAGGAGCAGCTGCTCCACTCGTTCGTCTACAGCTACGGCGACCGCCGCAAGCGCAAGGGTGACTTCCGTCGCCTCTGGATCCAGCGCATCAACGCTGCATCCCGCGCCAACGGCCTGACCTACAACCGCCTGATCCAGGGCCTGAAGGCTGCCGAGATCCAGGTCGACCGCCGGATGCTCGCCGACCTCGCCGTCACGGATGGGGCCGCGTTCGCCGCGCTCGTCCAGATCGCGAAGAACGCCCTGCCGGCCGACACGTCGGCTCCGCTCAAGGCTTCGGCCTAG
- the rpmI gene encoding 50S ribosomal protein L35 gives MPKMKTHSGAKKRFKLTGSGKLKRQQANRRHYLEHKSSTVTRRLASDQIVSKADTKTIKKMLGV, from the coding sequence ATGCCGAAGATGAAGACCCACAGCGGCGCCAAGAAGCGCTTCAAGCTGACCGGAAGCGGGAAGCTCAAGCGCCAGCAGGCCAACCGCCGTCACTACCTCGAGCACAAGTCCTCGACCGTGACGCGCCGCCTCGCGAGCGACCAGATCGTCTCGAAGGCCGACACCAAGACCATCAAGAAGATGCTGGGCGTCTAA
- the hisB gene encoding imidazoleglycerol-phosphate dehydratase HisB encodes MTVDAARGRTARIERVTSESSVLVELDLDGTGVSSIDTTVPFYDHMLTALSKHSLIDLTIRSSGDTHIDVHHTVEDTAIAIGEALRIALGTKAGIRRFGEATVPLDEALATAVVDISGRPFLVHGGEPAGQEYHLIGGHFTGSLTRHVLEALALHAQICLHVTVLAGRDPHHIVEAQFKALARALRSAVEPDPRVEGIPSTKGAL; translated from the coding sequence ATGACAGTTGATGCCGCCCGCGGCCGAACGGCACGTATCGAGCGCGTCACGAGCGAGTCGAGCGTCCTCGTCGAACTCGACCTCGACGGCACCGGTGTGTCCTCGATCGACACCACCGTGCCCTTCTACGACCACATGCTCACGGCCCTGTCGAAGCATTCGCTGATCGACCTCACCATCAGGTCCTCCGGCGACACGCACATCGACGTCCACCACACCGTCGAGGACACCGCGATCGCGATCGGCGAGGCACTGCGGATCGCCCTCGGCACGAAGGCCGGCATCCGCCGCTTCGGCGAGGCGACCGTGCCGCTCGACGAGGCCCTCGCCACTGCCGTCGTCGACATCTCCGGCCGCCCGTTCCTCGTCCACGGAGGGGAACCCGCCGGCCAGGAGTACCACCTCATCGGCGGGCACTTCACCGGATCACTCACCCGCCACGTCCTGGAGGCCCTCGCGCTGCACGCCCAGATCTGCCTGCACGTCACGGTCCTCGCGGGCCGCGATCCGCACCACATCGTCGAGGCCCAGTTCAAGGCCCTGGCCCGGGCGCTGCGGTCAGCTGTGGAACCGGATCCCCGCGTCGAGGGCATCCCCTCCACGAAGGGAGCGCTATGA
- the priA gene encoding bifunctional 1-(5-phosphoribosyl)-5-((5-phosphoribosylamino)methylideneamino)imidazole-4-carboxamide isomerase/phosphoribosylanthranilate isomerase PriA, whose protein sequence is MTPFAESPVLELLPAVDVADGQAVRLVQGEAGSETSYGDPLDAALAWQEDGAEWVHLVDLDAAFGRGSNRDLLERVVRHLDIKVELSGGIRDDASLDAALELGATRVNLGTAALENPEWTELAIARYGDAIAVGLDVRGTTLAARGWTEDGGDLWEVLQRLEDAGCARYVVTDVTKDGTLKGPNIALLQEVLAKTTRPVVASGGISSLDDIAALRELVPHGLEGAIVGKALYAGAFTLPQALDVAGLPASDA, encoded by the coding sequence ATGACCCCCTTCGCCGAATCACCCGTGCTCGAACTCCTCCCCGCCGTCGACGTCGCCGACGGCCAGGCCGTGCGCCTGGTCCAGGGCGAGGCCGGCAGCGAGACCAGCTACGGCGACCCGCTCGACGCCGCCCTCGCCTGGCAGGAGGACGGGGCGGAGTGGGTGCACCTCGTGGACCTGGACGCGGCCTTCGGCCGCGGATCCAACCGGGACCTGCTCGAGCGCGTGGTCCGCCACCTCGACATCAAGGTGGAACTCTCCGGCGGCATCCGCGACGACGCATCGCTCGACGCGGCACTGGAGCTCGGCGCCACCCGGGTCAACCTCGGTACGGCCGCCCTCGAGAACCCCGAGTGGACCGAGCTGGCCATCGCCCGTTACGGCGACGCCATCGCCGTCGGGCTCGACGTCCGCGGGACCACCCTCGCGGCGCGGGGCTGGACCGAGGACGGCGGCGATCTGTGGGAGGTCCTGCAGCGCCTCGAGGACGCGGGCTGCGCACGCTACGTCGTCACGGACGTGACGAAGGACGGCACGCTGAAGGGCCCGAACATCGCCCTGCTCCAGGAGGTCCTCGCGAAGACCACCCGGCCCGTCGTGGCCTCGGGCGGCATCTCCAGCCTCGACGACATCGCGGCCCTGCGCGAGCTCGTCCCGCACGGCCTCGAGGGCGCGATCGTCGGCAAGGCGCTCTATGCCGGCGCCTTCACGCTGCCCCAGGCACTGGACGTGGCCGGGCTGCCCGCCTCGGACGCGTGA